In Humulus lupulus chromosome 6, drHumLupu1.1, whole genome shotgun sequence, a single genomic region encodes these proteins:
- the LOC133785833 gene encoding uncharacterized protein LOC133785833: MNDMNDDFGVTMGYTKAWRSREKVLLLVRRNPDDSYQKLPMYLHMLKQANPGTVTHLLTDNEDRFKYLYIAFSNSIKASTLDRNNNIFVLAFGIADSENDNSWLWFFSKLRDTYGEPEDGHKSIENAVHIVYPNAFHGACMYHLLNNLKSKYGNHGEQLQMNFIAAAKAYTKTKCEHYMRSLDRLDRRIRPYLEKVKYETWARSYSPTKRYTMMTSNIAESLNAALKAARNLPIDILVECLRSLVQKWVWNNSNNANGTFTKVSTTTENELRHDIVSKMKYEVLPFNPIEYQVRDEKWTNFTVNIHNRTYTCNRFQEDEMPCGHAVAVIAKRNLGVYDYCAKFYKTETLKAMYEENVHPFPHKDEWNLPQHLDIVVLPPKATITAGRPKNKRIRSRGEPKVIITCGKCGQPGHNRKTCRNPPIDKANKQKKQKS; this comes from the exons ATGAATGACATGAATGATGACTTTGGAGTAACCATGGGATACACAAAAGCATGGAGATCAAGAGAAAAAGTTTTGCTTCTAGTAAGACGGAACCCTGATGATTCATATCAAAAGTTGCCAATGTATCTTCACATGTTGAAGCAAGCAAATCCAGGAACAGTAACACATCTGCTCACAGACAATGAAGATAGATTCAAATACTTGTACATAGCTTTCTCCAACTCAATCAAAG CATCAACATTAGATCGAAACAACAACATTTTTGTCTTGGCTTTTGGAATAGCAGACTCAGAAAATGATAACTCTTGGCTTTGGTTCTTCTCCAAACTGAGAGACACATATGGAGAACCCGAAG ACGGACACAAGAGCATAGAGAATGCAGTACATATAGTGTACCCAAATGCGTTCCATGGAGCTTGCATGTATCACTTGCTCAATAATTTGAAAAGCAAGTATGGAAACCATGGAGAACAGCTACAAATGAATTTCATTGCAGCAGCAAAAGCATACACAAAAACAAAATGTGAACACTACATGAGAAGCCTTGATAGACTTGACAGACGCATTAGACCCTATTTAGAGAAAGTCAAATATGAAACTTGGGCAAGATCATACTCACCAACAAAAAGATACACCATGATGACATCCAACATCGCAGAATCGCTCAACGCTGCACTAAAAGCTGCAAGAAATCTCCCTATTGATATCTTGGTTGAATGTCTTAGAAGTTTGGTTCAAAAGTGGGTTTGGAACAATTCAAATAATGCAAATGGAACATTCACAAAAGTGTCTACAACAACAGAAAATGAATTGAGACATGACATTGTTTCAAAAATGAAGTATGAG GTCTTGCCTTTCAACCCAATAGAATATCAAGTTCGTGATGAAAAATGGACCAATTTCACAGTAAATATTCACAATAGAACTTATACATGCAATAGGTTTCAAGAAGATGAAATGCCTTGTGGGCATGCAGTAGCTGTAATTGCAAAGAGAAACTTGGGAGTATATGATTACTGTGCAAAGTTTTACAAAACAGAAACTTTGAAAGCAATGTATGAAGAAAATGTTCATCCTTTTCCCCATAAAGATGAATGGAATCTACCACAACACTTAGACATAGTGGTGCTACCTCCAAAGGCAACAATCACTGCAGGAAGAccaaaaaataaaagaataagatCAAGAGGAGAACCAAAAGTGATAATCACCTGTGGTAAATGTGGCCAACCAGGACATAACAGGAAGACTTGCAGGAATCCACCAATTGACAAGGCAAACAAGCAGAAAAAACAAAAGTCATAG